The DNA sequence GGTAATGCAGCGGTCCCGGCTCCAGGCAAATTCGAGTGAGACGGAAGCAGGGATAATCTGACTGACGATCGCCTGGACATAATCGGGACTGGACGAGGACCAGAGTGCGAGCTTGAACAGCTGAGAGGTCTGTTCGAGGAATTCAGTGAAGTAAGGACGCAGATAGACCACATACGGGCCAATGCGGCAGTCCGGACTGTGTGCCAAAGTCTGGACCGTGGCATGCAGTAACGTCTCGTCGATATCGAGAATCAACAGAATTGGCTGTGTGTGATTCACCTGTCTGATTTCATGAAAAAGCCGAACCGTTGTTCGGATGCTGTGTCAATGTCGATGAGAAAACGGAGGCCTGTTGTAAAGGGACTCCCCAATAATGACACGAGAGCCGGAGTCTGGTTCTCTTTAGTGCCTGTCGGGTACTCTGCACCACGAGGTGATATTCATGCGAATTCGTACTGGTTTGATCTGACAAATCTCTAGCGAGCATATCAACGGCGTTCTGCGCCAGGGGTATGACTTGGGGGGGCGATGTATGCGCATCGCTGGTCTGATTATTCCTTTTTCTCAGTACGGTAACCATGAATTCTAAAAACCGAAAACACCACGCCGCACGTTGCGTGGATGCGCTGATTGCGCAGTCGGCTGCCATGCGAACAGCGCATCGGAAAAAATACTGGCGATTGATTCGTGTGATTCGTTCACAGACCAGACTGTTGTCCGCTGAGCAGCATGGTGGTTTTCTGGCTCCCGTAAACGCGCAGGCGGTGATCGCAGCCTGTAAGAGAATGGCGCGGCGTAGCTTTGCCTGGAACCGTCATCCGGAAGATTGGGGAGTACCCGCGGGCAGCCCCCTGGTTCAACTGCGGTCTCTGGTGCATCATCTGTTCGATCAGTATCCCGTTCCCGAATTTCTGACCGCCGCCTGGTGGGATGAAAACGAGGCAGCGTGGGAACTGGATCTCTATCTGCATCTGGCACAAGGCCGGAGTGTGCGGCAGTTTCCCAATCCATTGTTTCAAAGCATGACTAAGAAAATGGGAGCATTTTACATGCAGTCTCCCGATGATCTGTCACCCTTTGCAGCACTGAACTGGGCACGCGTTCGCGCACTGGGGGGTGATGAGCGGCTGGCGCGGATTCTGATTTCACGGACCCCACTCTGTTATCCCTTGCAAGATCAGCGTTTCTGGGATTCGGTATTTCGATTTCTGATCCAGAACCAACCGATTTCCGTGGATGAGATCGTCGAGATTGTCCATTTTGTGAACCAGCAACGGTTTGAACCTGCAGAAAAGGTCTGGTGGAAAGGGACCGGTCCCTATCCGCTGCAACCCGATTTCTCTCTGAAGGGGCGTTCGCTGATGTCGCTCCGACGGCACATGGTTCACTGGAAAGCGGATCTGATCGAAAAAGGGGTGATGCCTCCGCCGGAAGTCGACCCGCTTGATTTCCCCTGGCAGAGGAGTGAGATTGGCGAATTCCAGTGCGAACTCGAAGGGCAGATCTGGAGTATCGAGGAAGTTCTCACGCCGCGCCAACTGCAGATTGAAAGCAAGATCATGAAGCACTGCGTGGAGACGTATCTGAATGAATGTGTCCGCCGGCAAACGACGATCTGGTCGATGAAGGTCAAAGCCGGTCAGCGACGACGGCGTCAGTTGACGATTGAAGTTCTGCCAGGGAAGAAGGAGATCTTTGAGGCACGAGGTAAAAACAACAGTAAGCCGAGTTCGACGGTTCGAAAGGTTTTAAACAGCTGGGCACACCAGGAGCATTTGACATTCAACGAGACCGTGTAAGGCAGCATAAACACGCTCCCGGCTGCAGTTGTTCCGGGAGCGTGTATCAGGAAGCGTCGAGCAGTTGCGTCAGAAACTCAGTGTACTCTCTTTTACGGGGAAGCTGATCGTTGACGATGAGCCGGCGGCGCAGCGCAACAACCGCTTCCCCGGTGAGGGGATTGACGGCCGGTTTGTCAAACTCTTCCCAGTAGACCGCGATTCCCTGTTTCTGCCAGGCGGGCAGATCGTTGAAGTTGATGCCCCGCTGGAACAGGAGTTCGTTTTTCTGACCGAAGGTCAGGCCGGAGAGCTGTTGCGTGGCCTGTCGGGCGTCGCGTCCCTCTTTGCGGAGGCACCAGTAACAGTGTGCGTTCAAGGCATTGCGAGCCGCATCGGCACTGCGCCAGCGGAAATAGTCAATCACCCGTTCCTGGTTGGGCAGTTGTGAAATCCGGCAGTCAAACGTGGCGACCTGTCCCAGTTGCAGTGAGAACTGCGCGCTGGCTTCCCCGGCCAGGAGGGAGTTCAGTTTGCGGAGCTTTCGCCCGAACAAATGCTCTTCACGGTCAAAGAGCAGCGAGATTTCGTCGCTTTCGGTAAAGGCATAAACAATGCGGAAACCGCAGCTCAATAAGGCTTTAGTGGTTCGGACCATCATGTCCCGGAATTGCACATCGAAGGGGCGTTCGAATGCGCAGACTTCTTTTGTGAGCCGGGTAAATCCACGGCCATCCAGCCGGGCGACCATATACATGTCGGGCAGAACGCAGGTGTCCGCAGCGGATTCATAGATCCGCATCTTCTGATCCAGTTCATCAAAGTTCATCGTTCCACTCCTCAACCAGGAATTCTCCCTGTTCCAGACTGACATAAAACAGTTGATCGAAGCCTTCCTGCAGCGACGGACGCTGCAAGCGTCGGGCTGCAGACAGGATTGCGGCGTCGGGAACCCGAGCGGGGGGCTCGCGTTCTGCATTCCGCTGCAGGCAGGGATCTACGCGGGAGGCAAAATAATAACCGGTGATGCTAAAGCCGGCCTGGCGGGCCAGCTGTATGTATTTGGCACGTTCTTCGCGGCTCGGACTCGTATTGTCGACCACGAATTGCTGGCCGGTCTGCAGGCAGGTTTCCAGGAAACGTGTTTCCCGAGCCCGCGTTTTCAAGAGGTCCAGGCTGATGCGCACGTGGGTTGCGAAAAACATTTGTCGATAAAACGAAGTTTTTCCGGCGCCCGGAATGCCTGTAAAGATGATGGCCTGCATTGTTGTTCCTCTCAATTGTGAACCCTGCCATCGGGTAGTGTGTCGTAGATCAAAGTTCACCCCAATTCTTATTTCGAAAGGAGGAAAACGATGTTATACAGATCGACTCTGAAACACAGACAAAGGTTCAAACAATTGATTTCATTTATTACAGAAACGACAGTCAGTCATGTCTCACAGAAAAGAAACGTCTACAAAACAGGCAGCAGATCCTGAACTGCTCGCGCATCTTCAATGTCTCGGCCTGAAGACGCTCGGGAGTATCGCCAGTGGTGCGTCGAAAATGGATTTCGCACCAGTCTCCGAAAGAGGCGGTTTCAGCGGCGCGAGGAACTGCTTTATTTCCGTCGCCAGATGGCAGTTAACTGTCTCAGACAGAGGAAACAGGAACAGCGGTCGATTGTTGATAAGCTGGATACTGTTTGTTCTAAGGAGGTCAGTAAAAAATCCATTACTGATCCTGTATTGAGAATGATCTGGCAACTGCATGATCAGGAAAGTCCCTGCATCAACCATAGCGAAATGACACGCGATTCATTTATGAGGCTGATCTCGCATCTGTATTGCTGTAAAACAAAGTTTTTAATGGATACTGTTGCAGTCACACAACAGAGGTATCCTTGGGGAGTGCGATACATTGACGCACTGGTTTTCATTGCGTCCAAAGCGAGTTACTGGATTCGACCGATTGAAACCTGGAAACCCAGAGGTACAAGCGCCCGGCGACAGTTTTCGTCGCTTTTGAGACACCTGTTCGTCAAATACCAGATGCCTCGTTTTTTCGATTCCGTCTGGCTGGTAAATTACACTCCGGAGTGTGAGGACTGGAGGGAGTGGTATCTCGAAGTCGGACAAGGACAGAATATCCGAAACTGCCGTTTGCCGGTTTCCTATTCGAAAAAAATGGCGCACTATTTTATGCAGGCGCCACAGGATCTTACGATCTTACAGGCGCTGCGCTGGGGACAGGTTCTGGGGATGGGCGGAGATCCTGGTCTGGGCCGGGCAATCATGCAGTCCCCTTTTCCCGAAGAATTATCAAATGACCAGTTTTGGACCACGGTCATTCAATGGCTGATTCATCATGCAAGTCTGGATCGCCGACAGATTCAGTCTATCGTTGAATTCTTACGGTATCAGCGTTTTGGAGTCTTCACAATACCTGGTGATTATGGTGTGTATGATGAAGTTGATGCTCCTGCACCTGATTATTCCATTAAGGGACGGACTCCGCGTTCTTTATTGCGGGATGTTGCCGACTGGCACCGTGAACAGGAACAAAAAAGTAAAATTCCCGAATGTACCTGGGTTGCGAGCGGAATTCGTGAGTTTGATTTTGAAGATGATAATCGCTGGATGATCCGCGAGATATTAACCAGCGATGATCTGGTTACAGAAGGGAACCAGATGAAGCATTGTGTCGCGAGTTATATTGAAAATTGTACCGGCGGCGAAAGTTCGATCTGGTCGATGCAGATTGAGCTTCAACAGGGCTTCAAAAAGGCGATTACCATTGAGGTCCGTAAAGAGAACAACCTGATCAGTGAAGTGCGTGGCAAGGCGAATCGATTGCCTAATCGGAGAGAACGCAATGTCCTGCGTCGCTGGGCAGAGACAGCGGGGCTCAAGTTTTCGCGCTATGTTAATGTCTGATCAATGCTTGCAGGAACCCTGTGTGATCAGGGATGCGTTACAGGCAGGTCTTGCACCGAGCTGACGCAACGGAAGCCGAGGCAGCGGCCGCGGGCGATGGGGGGGCGGCCGCGGCGATAGGAACTGCGGCAGAGAATGTTCGGGCCGACCCAGCTGCCGCCCCGTTCGCTGCGGACGCGTGTGGGATGGTGATTCCAGGCATTCGGCTCTGTCGCCTCGGGGTGCTGGTAGAAGGATTCGTCGTACCAGTCGCGGCACCATTGCCAGACGTTGCCCGCCATGTGATGCAGGCCGAAAGGGGACATACCCAACTCTTCGTTGACAGCGGCCAGGGGGAGTGTCTGGGCTGTGTAATCCAATTTCTGGCGATGCAGGCCGGCTCGCAGTTTTTCCGGGGTGGGGCCTGCATCACCCCAGGGATAGACACGCGGAGTGGCACCGCGGGCCGCGTATTCCCATTGGGCTTCGGTGGGGAGAAAGCTTCCCTCGGGATCGCCGGCTTCGTCGCGGTAGTTGCTCCAGAGTCGATTGTTGGACCAGAGCGAATAGGCGTTCGCGCCATACCAGGAGACCAGAATCATAGGCCAGTTTTCGGTGCCGAGCAGTGGCTGCCAGCCGTAGGCGGGCGTATGCTGAATAAACATATGTTCGTCTCGGTCATCTTCCGGATCGAGGACAAACCAGTCGGTCAGGAACGATTCGGGGAGCTGGCCGATGGAATTCAGAAAGCGACAGTAGGCGGTGGTTGAGACCGGTTCAGCGTCGATCAGAAAGGAATCGAGTTCCACCTCATGCAGGGGGCGCTCATCGGGGTTGGCTGTGGGAGTGTCGCTGCCCAGTAATACGGTATCGGCTGGAATGTGGATGCAGCGCATGCCATCGGTGCGTCTGCGCCACATGGTACAGGGACGCGTGGAATCCATAGGGGCGAACAAGTCTGGTTCCGTCAGTGCAGACCGTTTGCCGATGCCATCCAGTTGAGTGAAAGGAACGCGCTGTCCCTTCCCGGGTTGATTGGCTGGTTGACGAAACCATTTGGCACGAGGTACAGCACGCGTTCCCATCTGCAGGGTTACCAGTTCCACCAGGTCACAGAGTCGAAACGGCTGGCGGGTGAAGATCTCTTTATGGATGGGATCGCTGGGATCATCGGGAATCGTGATCTGAAACGCGTCTTCCAGGCTCATCATCAGTTCCGTCAGGTCCAGACTGTCGGCACGCAGATCTTCAATGATGCGATCATCCAGCGAGAGCTTTTTCAGAGGAATGTCCAATGTCTCGGAGACGACGGCCAGGAGTTTCTGTTCGATTTCGATCTGGGGTAATGCGGGAAACGACATTGAAGCCTCGCTTGATAATGGATTGAGAATACGACCCGCCTGCTTAATTTCCTCGACCCTATAACCGGTATATTTTACCTGACCGGTTCTGGCAAGAGGAGTCGGAGAACACTTATTCAGAATTGGAGATTTCTTCAGCGAGTGAAATCCCGCGGTAGTCGAAGAAGAACCTGAGCCACCATTTTAATCGTTACAGACTGGAATTGATCACTCTCGGAACAATCCCACTGACAGGATAATAATGAACGCTAGAGTTTCCTCTCGACTTCTAGCCCTGCTGCTCTTGACTGCGCCAGGTCTGTTTGCGCCTGCGTACGCACATGGTCAGGATCCGGAATGGCTCCAGGAAGATGATTATCTGTATCGCGCCTATTTTGATTTCTCAGGGGCAGCCGGCGGCTACCGTGATGTCGGACAGGGGCTGCTGTTTATTCCACTGGCGCAAGACGACGAAAGTCTGTTCTTCGCGGATCTGCGGGGAAATATCTTCAACGATTCCTCTGCTGAGGGGAATTTCGGCCTGGCCTACCGCAAGATGGTCAACGATCAGTGGATCGCGGGCATGTACGGCTTCTACGATGTCCGCCGCAGCCAGTACAATAATATCTTTCGCCAGGGAAGTTTCGGCTTCGAGCTGATGAGCATCGAATGGGATTTCCGGGTAAACGGCTATATCCCCAATCAGAAACAGCAACGCGTGGATGGTCTGTCGACGGCTTATCTGAGCGGCAATAACGTGGTCGTGCGGGCTGGTGAAGAACGGGCTTACTGGGGAACCGACCTGGAAATCGGGCGGCTGCTGAAGACCTTCGATCAGATGCCGATTGATGCAGAACTGCGGGGTTACGTAGGCGGATATTACTTTGATAATAATGCCCCCAACTTCGAAAAAATGACCGGTCCCC is a window from the Gimesia benthica genome containing:
- a CDS encoding AAA family ATPase, which produces MQAIIFTGIPGAGKTSFYRQMFFATHVRISLDLLKTRARETRFLETCLQTGQQFVVDNTSPSREERAKYIQLARQAGFSITGYYFASRVDPCLQRNAEREPPARVPDAAILSAARRLQRPSLQEGFDQLFYVSLEQGEFLVEEWNDEL
- a CDS encoding PcfJ domain-containing protein, which gives rise to MRYIDALVFIASKASYWIRPIETWKPRGTSARRQFSSLLRHLFVKYQMPRFFDSVWLVNYTPECEDWREWYLEVGQGQNIRNCRLPVSYSKKMAHYFMQAPQDLTILQALRWGQVLGMGGDPGLGRAIMQSPFPEELSNDQFWTTVIQWLIHHASLDRRQIQSIVEFLRYQRFGVFTIPGDYGVYDEVDAPAPDYSIKGRTPRSLLRDVADWHREQEQKSKIPECTWVASGIREFDFEDDNRWMIREILTSDDLVTEGNQMKHCVASYIENCTGGESSIWSMQIELQQGFKKAITIEVRKENNLISEVRGKANRLPNRRERNVLRRWAETAGLKFSRYVNV
- a CDS encoding SUMF1/EgtB/PvdO family nonheme iron enzyme; the encoded protein is MSFPALPQIEIEQKLLAVVSETLDIPLKKLSLDDRIIEDLRADSLDLTELMMSLEDAFQITIPDDPSDPIHKEIFTRQPFRLCDLVELVTLQMGTRAVPRAKWFRQPANQPGKGQRVPFTQLDGIGKRSALTEPDLFAPMDSTRPCTMWRRRTDGMRCIHIPADTVLLGSDTPTANPDERPLHEVELDSFLIDAEPVSTTAYCRFLNSIGQLPESFLTDWFVLDPEDDRDEHMFIQHTPAYGWQPLLGTENWPMILVSWYGANAYSLWSNNRLWSNYRDEAGDPEGSFLPTEAQWEYAARGATPRVYPWGDAGPTPEKLRAGLHRQKLDYTAQTLPLAAVNEELGMSPFGLHHMAGNVWQWCRDWYDESFYQHPEATEPNAWNHHPTRVRSERGGSWVGPNILCRSSYRRGRPPIARGRCLGFRCVSSVQDLPVTHP
- a CDS encoding HAD family hydrolase — translated: MNHTQPILLILDIDETLLHATVQTLAHSPDCRIGPYVVYLRPYFTEFLEQTSQLFKLALWSSSSPDYVQAIVSQIIPASVSLEFAWSRDRCITRFDPEWQSYYYVKDLRKVKRCGYDLNRTLIVDDTPRKLERNYGNAIYVTPWFGDDRHDNELQRLAAYLPKLCGEPNLRRIEKRYWKNSGQF
- a CDS encoding PcfJ domain-containing protein yields the protein MNSKNRKHHAARCVDALIAQSAAMRTAHRKKYWRLIRVIRSQTRLLSAEQHGGFLAPVNAQAVIAACKRMARRSFAWNRHPEDWGVPAGSPLVQLRSLVHHLFDQYPVPEFLTAAWWDENEAAWELDLYLHLAQGRSVRQFPNPLFQSMTKKMGAFYMQSPDDLSPFAALNWARVRALGGDERLARILISRTPLCYPLQDQRFWDSVFRFLIQNQPISVDEIVEIVHFVNQQRFEPAEKVWWKGTGPYPLQPDFSLKGRSLMSLRRHMVHWKADLIEKGVMPPPEVDPLDFPWQRSEIGEFQCELEGQIWSIEEVLTPRQLQIESKIMKHCVETYLNECVRRQTTIWSMKVKAGQRRRRQLTIEVLPGKKEIFEARGKNNSKPSSTVRKVLNSWAHQEHLTFNETV
- a CDS encoding tRNA(His) guanylyltransferase Thg1 family protein, whose amino-acid sequence is MNFDELDQKMRIYESAADTCVLPDMYMVARLDGRGFTRLTKEVCAFERPFDVQFRDMMVRTTKALLSCGFRIVYAFTESDEISLLFDREEHLFGRKLRKLNSLLAGEASAQFSLQLGQVATFDCRISQLPNQERVIDYFRWRSADAARNALNAHCYWCLRKEGRDARQATQQLSGLTFGQKNELLFQRGINFNDLPAWQKQGIAVYWEEFDKPAVNPLTGEAVVALRRRLIVNDQLPRKREYTEFLTQLLDAS